One Leishmania major strain Friedlin complete genome, chromosome 29 DNA segment encodes these proteins:
- a CDS encoding putative clathrin coat assembly protein (previous protein_id=AAZ09600.1): protein MIQFLLLMSRQGKIRLSKWYVTLSQKEQAKIIREVCQAALGRSARLSSMFEVEGRKYVGRRYASLYFIACVDKTDNELITLEIIHHFVEVLDQYFGNVCELDLIFNFHRAYFILDEVLLGGELLLSNKRATLAYIDRLDVAAERSEARLEGSSFVDQMTNAIKGV from the coding sequence aTGATTCAGTTCCTGCTGCTGATGAGCCGCCAGGGCAAGATAAGGCTCTCCAAATGGTACGTGACGCTCTCGCAGAAGGAGCAGGCAAAAATCATCCGCGAAGTGTGCCAGGCGGCGCTTGGCCGCTCTGCTCGGCTGTCGAGCATGTTCGAGGTCGAGGGCCGCAAGTACGTTGGCCGCCGCTACGCCTCTCTGTACTTCATCGCCTGCGTCGACAAGACAGACAATGAGCTGATTACGCTGGAGATCATCCACCACTTTGTCGAGGTGCTGGATCAGTACTTTGGCAATGTATGCGAGCTCGACTTGATCTTCAACTTTCACCGTGCCTACTTCATCCTTgacgaggtgctgctgggtggggagctgctgctgagcaacAAGCGTGCCACGCTTGCCTACATCGATCGGCTTGACGTTGCCGCAgagcgcagcgaggcgcgGCTCGAGGGCAGCTCTTTTGTCGATCAGATGACCAACGCCATCAAAGGGGTCTGA
- a CDS encoding conserved hypothetical protein (previous protein_id=AAZ09599.1), which yields MMCRAALRQPPRHFLHGQTRRAATVTALSGVCRCLSTAAPRSEPISTPVSPSSSPSPKQDPPATPRQSVQTASLTLTAESVWETVPHWCELCCEPVNSWHNHLGKRDHICLEMILNSVVGSKGLWESDKVWDSIELFRSHYTKRPHGQPRTPSPIVKRLLKEGLYVPGPDHPLGMFYDAFDRGDPYARREELHLLLLYLKECGMLCLAPDVFPPAIFQGHLLLHSEVVPVLTRIFPDGEVRGISALSQMITGAYGLAAAYETCGMERLVPVSLLQHRGLNPELISVLSSVEEFDGVAASDDATGGTGGEETLGEGAEGGTSDAPLSTEQSMAMRSLSAAMPRAILGSLRWALAPEDTSPPPIIFQDHKRNAYLTTLAARAARLLMSELIFGRISEYVYRLEYVLRTDFGREYLHHRYEGHRTADKASGRAASQRWLRKQCITPSLSNEGTVAYTGGGLAAHGLNGTVAAECAVRMHDEARKARMHNRRGLPKAPPSSPLARSVRFR from the coding sequence ATGatgtgccgcgctgcgctaCGGCAGCCACCGCGGCACTTCCTACATGGGCAGACGCGGCGGGCGGCGACCGTGACCGCGCTGTCAGGTGTGTGCCGCTGTCTGTCTACGGCAGCGCCGAGGTCTGAGCCCATCTCGACTCCTGTATCACCGAGCTCGTCCCCGTCGCCCAAGCAGGACCCGCCTGCCACCCCTCGGCAGTCCGTGCAAACTGCAAGCCTCACACTAACAGCGGAATCGGTGTGGGAAACGGTCCCACACTGGTGCGAGCTGTGCTGTGAGCCCGTTAACAGCTGGCACAACCACCTGGGCAAGCGCGACCATATTTGTCTCGAGATGATCCTAAACTCCGTAGTCGGCAGCAAAGGACTCTGGGAATCCGACAAAGTGTGGGACAGCATTGAGCTGTTTCGAAGTCACTACACGAAGCGCCCACACGGGCAGCCACGAACGCCCTCGCCGATTGTGAAACGCCTCTTGAAGGAGGGGCTCTACGTGCCGGGTCCCGATCACCCGCTTGGCATGTTCTACGACGCCTTTGACCGTGGTGACCCGTACGCGCGGCGGGAGGAgctgcatctgctgctcttgTACTTGAAGGAGTGTGGGATGCTGTGCCTCGCCCCCGACGTGTTCCCTCCAGCGATCTTCCAAGGACACTTGCTCTTGCACAGCGAggtggtgccggtgctgaCGCGCATCTTCCCAGACGGGGAGGTGCGCGGAATCTCGGCACTGTCGCAGATGATAACAGGCGCCTATGGGCTGGCAGCGGCGTATGAAACGTGTGGGATGGAGCGGCTGGTGCCGGTCTCCTTGCTGCAACACCGAGGGTTGAACCCAGAGCTCATTTCAGTTTTATCGTCGGTAGAGGAGTtcgacggcgttgcggcAAGCGATGACGCGAcgggcggcaccggcggcgaaGAGACTCTCGGCGAAGGCGCCGAAGGTGGGACTAGCGATGCACCCTTATCAACCGAACAATCCATGGCAATGCGCTCCTTGAGCGCCGCCATGCCCCGTGCCATCCTCGGCTCCCTCCGCTGGGCCCTCGCTCCAGAGGACACGAGCCCCCCGCCGATCATCTTTCAGGACCACAAGCGCAACGCCTACCTGACCACCttggcagcgcgcgcggcacgccTGCTGATGTCCGAGCTGATCTTTGGGCGCATCTCCGAGTACGTATATCGTTTAGAGTACGTTCTGCGCACAGACTTCGGGCGCGAGTATCTGCACCATCGATACGAAGGCCATCGAACGGCGGACAAGGCCAGCGGCCGCGCGGCCTCGCAGCGCTGGCTGCGCAAGCAGTGCATTACCCCTTCATTGTCGAACGAGGGAACTGTTGCCTATACAGGTGGTGGGCTCGCCGCCCATGGGCTCAACGGCACCGTGGCGGCTGAGTGCGCCGTTCGGATGCACGACGAGGCTCGGaaggcgcgcatgcacaaTCGCCGCGGACTGCCGAAGGCGCCACCCAGCTCCCCTTTGGCCCGCAGTGTACGCTTTCGGTGA